From Streptomyces yatensis, one genomic window encodes:
- a CDS encoding C40 family peptidase: MSPVAHIPSHRKPRRAASTRALRAGMTGGFLTLAVAGAAVPASAAESNAAPAESTLEMPTVSATLASTAAQTADATQQAASDYELQAQQEQAAAHAKVAAKKAKAEADRKAKEAREAARKAAAKRAAEAKAQAAKASRSAERTTLSTTSVGNATGNAATLISFLKAQLGKAYVLGSSGPSSYDCSGLTQAAFKQVGVSLPRVSQDQSTTGTPVSLDSLQPGDLLYWGSAGSAYHVGVYVGGGNFIGAQNSSTGIVERPLDYDMPTGAVRVL, from the coding sequence ATGTCCCCAGTCGCACACATACCCAGCCACCGGAAGCCCCGCCGTGCCGCGTCCACGCGTGCACTCCGCGCAGGGATGACCGGTGGCTTCCTCACCCTCGCGGTGGCCGGTGCCGCCGTGCCCGCCTCCGCCGCGGAGTCCAACGCCGCCCCGGCCGAGTCCACCCTGGAAATGCCGACCGTGAGCGCCACGCTGGCGAGCACGGCCGCCCAGACCGCGGACGCCACCCAGCAGGCCGCATCCGACTACGAGCTCCAGGCACAGCAGGAGCAGGCGGCCGCCCACGCGAAGGTCGCCGCCAAGAAGGCCAAGGCGGAGGCCGACCGTAAGGCGAAGGAAGCCCGGGAGGCAGCTCGTAAGGCGGCCGCCAAGCGTGCGGCCGAGGCCAAGGCCCAGGCGGCGAAGGCGTCGCGCTCCGCCGAGCGCACCACGCTGTCCACCACCAGCGTCGGCAACGCCACCGGCAACGCCGCCACCCTGATCAGCTTCCTGAAGGCGCAGCTGGGCAAGGCGTATGTGCTCGGCTCCAGCGGTCCGTCCTCCTACGACTGCTCCGGGCTGACCCAGGCCGCCTTCAAGCAGGTCGGCGTGAGCCTGCCGCGGGTCTCCCAGGACCAGTCCACCACCGGCACCCCGGTCTCGCTGGACTCCCTGCAGCCGGGCGACCTGCTCTACTGGGGCAGCGCGGGCAGCGCGTACCACGTCGGCGTCTACGTCGGCGGCGGCAACTTCATCGGCGCCCAGAACTCCAGCACCGGGATCGTCGAGCGCCCGCTGGACTACGACATGCCCACCGGAGCCGTGCGCGTCCTGTAA
- a CDS encoding CBS domain-containing protein, which translates to MTKAADIMHPGAQWIPENESVLRAAQMMRDLGVGALPVSDSNERLCGIVTDRDIVVGCIAENCDPSRTPVGQLTEGTPRWIPADADVTDVLREMEEHKIRRLPVIDQNKRLVGMISEADLAHHLSDDLLGEFLEKVYAQ; encoded by the coding sequence ATGACGAAGGCAGCGGACATCATGCACCCGGGCGCGCAGTGGATTCCGGAGAACGAGTCGGTGCTGCGTGCCGCCCAGATGATGCGGGACCTGGGCGTGGGGGCCCTGCCGGTCAGCGACAGCAACGAGCGGCTGTGCGGCATCGTCACCGACCGCGACATCGTCGTCGGCTGCATCGCGGAGAACTGCGATCCGTCCCGGACGCCCGTCGGGCAGCTCACCGAGGGCACTCCGCGCTGGATTCCCGCCGACGCCGATGTCACCGACGTCCTGCGGGAGATGGAGGAGCACAAGATCCGCAGGCTGCCGGTGATCGACCAGAACAAGCGGCTGGTCGGAATGATCTCCGAGGCGGATCTGGCGCACCACCTCAGTGACGACCTTCTCGGCGAGTTCCTGGAGAAGGTCTACGCGCAGTAG
- a CDS encoding geranylgeranyl reductase family protein, producing MSETAPTESASFGISERSADVIVVGAGPAGSTTAYHLAKAGLDVLLLEKTAFPREKVCGDGLTPRATKQLVAMGIDISEEAGWLRNRGLRIIAGGVRLQLDWPELAAYPNYGLVRKRDDFDEQLARQAQKAGARLYERCNVGAPITDDRTGRITGVHAKLGEEKTPVTFHAPLVVAADGNSTRLSLAMGLHRREDRPMGVAVRTYFTSPRHDDDYLESWLELWDRRGAEDRLLPGYGWIFGMGDGTSNVGLGVLNTSSSFKELDWREILKAWCASMPEDWGYTPENMTGPIRGAALPMAFNRQPHYTRGLLLVGDAGGMVNPFNGEGIAYAMESGQIAADVIVQAHARATAPQRELALQRYPKVLKDTYGGYYTLGRAFVKLIGNPKVMKLAAQRGLTHPMLMRFTLKLLANLTDPTGGDAMDRIINGLTKVTPRA from the coding sequence GTGAGCGAGACCGCACCCACCGAGAGCGCGTCCTTTGGGATCTCGGAGCGCAGCGCCGATGTGATCGTCGTCGGCGCCGGACCGGCCGGCTCCACCACCGCCTACCACCTCGCCAAGGCGGGGCTTGATGTGCTGCTGCTGGAGAAGACGGCCTTTCCGCGCGAGAAGGTGTGCGGTGACGGCCTGACCCCGCGCGCCACCAAGCAGCTCGTGGCCATGGGCATCGACATCTCCGAGGAGGCGGGCTGGCTGCGCAACCGGGGTCTGCGGATCATCGCGGGCGGGGTGCGGCTGCAGCTCGACTGGCCGGAGCTGGCCGCGTACCCCAACTACGGCCTGGTCCGTAAGCGCGACGACTTCGACGAGCAGCTGGCGCGGCAGGCGCAGAAGGCCGGGGCCCGGCTGTACGAGCGCTGCAATGTGGGCGCCCCGATCACCGACGACCGCACCGGCCGGATCACCGGGGTCCACGCGAAGCTGGGCGAGGAGAAGACGCCCGTCACCTTCCACGCGCCCCTGGTGGTCGCCGCCGACGGCAACTCCACCCGGCTCTCGCTCGCCATGGGGCTGCACCGGCGCGAGGACCGTCCGATGGGCGTCGCCGTGCGGACGTACTTCACCTCGCCCCGCCATGACGACGACTACCTCGAGTCCTGGCTGGAGTTGTGGGACCGGCGCGGGGCGGAGGACCGGCTGCTGCCCGGCTACGGCTGGATCTTCGGCATGGGCGACGGCACGAGCAATGTGGGCCTGGGCGTCCTCAACACCTCGTCCTCCTTCAAGGAGCTCGACTGGCGCGAGATCCTCAAGGCGTGGTGCGCCTCGATGCCGGAGGACTGGGGCTACACCCCGGAGAACATGACCGGCCCGATCCGCGGCGCCGCGCTCCCGATGGCCTTCAACCGGCAGCCGCACTACACCCGCGGGCTGCTGCTGGTCGGTGACGCGGGCGGCATGGTCAACCCGTTCAACGGCGAGGGCATCGCCTATGCGATGGAATCCGGGCAGATCGCCGCGGACGTGATCGTGCAGGCCCATGCCCGCGCCACCGCCCCCCAGCGCGAACTGGCCCTCCAGCGCTACCCGAAGGTCCTCAAGGACACCTACGGCGGCTACTACACGCTGGGCCGGGCGTTCGTGAAGCTGATCGGCAATCCGAAGGTCATGAAGCTGGCGGCGCAGCGCGGGCTGACGCATCCGATGCTGATGCGGTTCACCCTGAAGCTGCTGGCGAATCTGACGGATCCGACGGGCGGCGACGCGATGGACCGCATCATCAACGGCCTCACCAAGGTGACCCCGCGAGCCTGA
- a CDS encoding serine/threonine-protein kinase, translating to MDPLAADDPQVIGAYRLLGRLGSGGMGRVFVGRSAGGRTVAVKVVHAHFALDEEFRARFRREVDAARRVGGAFTAPVLDADPEARIPWVATGYVAGPPLNQAVSDEGPLPESAVRALGAGLAEALAAVHALGLVHRDVKPSNVLLALAGPRLIDFGIARATEGTVSLTSTGASIGSPGYMAPEQILGEGVEGAADVFSLGAVLAYAATGKPPFPGDTSAALLYKVVHDEPKLGPELTGDLRDLVAACLAKNPADRPTPERIVRRLAPEDGASGLARPGWLPGALVERVSRQVVELLDLEAEAVALPPVAERPAIGPPAIEPSDTVPPAMGPSTTQPPAEDAPSPPPTPAPASPLLGAFGPPDPSYANGLPPKDRPAGPPLPSPSSTPGGRSVALSAAVGGKKRPKALSCTLVLSVAGALAVATTAAVLFKVLPGGSADSNDQGAADPRPSATERNPGDGAPDGPGSGSGKGAVPKAFLGTWQGDLTSDSGIPVGTLTITFRQGRTGQDVASGRVKLSVLRCDSTWKLVSAAPKQLHLDARLKGSQPQQGCSDASTDERFTLTSDGALSYKAKDQQAGDPTGTLRKLE from the coding sequence ATGGATCCGCTGGCAGCGGACGATCCGCAGGTCATCGGCGCGTACCGGCTGCTCGGACGGCTCGGTTCGGGCGGCATGGGCCGGGTCTTTGTGGGACGCAGCGCGGGCGGGCGCACGGTAGCGGTGAAGGTCGTGCACGCCCATTTCGCGCTGGACGAGGAGTTCCGCGCCCGCTTCCGGCGCGAGGTCGACGCCGCGCGCCGGGTCGGCGGCGCCTTCACCGCGCCGGTCCTGGACGCCGACCCGGAGGCACGCATTCCGTGGGTGGCCACCGGCTATGTGGCGGGCCCTCCGCTCAACCAGGCCGTGTCCGACGAGGGGCCGTTGCCCGAATCGGCGGTGCGGGCCCTGGGTGCGGGGCTCGCCGAGGCCCTGGCCGCGGTGCACGCCCTCGGCCTGGTCCACCGCGACGTCAAGCCGTCCAATGTGCTGCTCGCGCTCGCCGGTCCGCGTCTGATCGACTTCGGCATCGCCCGGGCCACCGAGGGCACGGTCTCGCTGACCTCGACCGGCGCCTCCATCGGCTCGCCCGGCTATATGGCGCCCGAGCAGATCCTGGGCGAGGGCGTCGAGGGCGCGGCCGATGTCTTCTCCCTGGGCGCGGTGCTGGCGTACGCGGCGACCGGCAAGCCGCCGTTCCCGGGCGACACTTCGGCCGCGCTGCTCTACAAGGTGGTGCACGACGAGCCCAAGCTCGGCCCCGAGCTGACCGGGGACCTGCGCGACCTGGTCGCCGCCTGCCTCGCCAAGAACCCGGCCGACCGCCCCACCCCCGAGCGGATCGTACGGCGCCTCGCCCCGGAGGACGGCGCCTCTGGGCTCGCCCGGCCGGGCTGGCTGCCGGGGGCGCTGGTCGAGCGGGTGAGCCGGCAGGTGGTGGAGCTGCTCGACCTGGAGGCGGAGGCCGTGGCCCTGCCGCCGGTGGCCGAACGGCCCGCCATAGGGCCGCCTGCCATAGAGCCGTCCGACACAGTGCCGCCCGCCATGGGGCCGTCCACCACCCAGCCGCCCGCCGAGGACGCCCCGAGCCCGCCGCCCACCCCGGCCCCGGCCTCACCCCTGCTGGGAGCTTTCGGCCCGCCCGACCCGTCGTACGCCAACGGGCTGCCCCCGAAGGACCGGCCGGCCGGGCCCCCGCTTCCCTCCCCGTCGTCGACACCGGGCGGCCGCAGTGTCGCGCTCTCCGCCGCCGTCGGCGGTAAGAAGCGCCCCAAGGCGCTGAGCTGCACGCTGGTGCTGTCCGTCGCGGGCGCGCTGGCCGTGGCGACGACCGCCGCCGTGCTCTTCAAGGTGCTGCCCGGCGGCTCGGCCGACAGCAACGATCAGGGCGCCGCGGACCCCCGCCCCTCCGCCACCGAGCGGAACCCGGGAGACGGCGCTCCCGACGGCCCCGGCTCCGGCTCCGGGAAGGGTGCCGTGCCCAAGGCGTTCCTCGGCACCTGGCAGGGCGATCTGACCTCCGACTCGGGCATCCCGGTGGGCACCTTGACCATCACCTTCCGGCAGGGGCGGACCGGGCAGGACGTCGCCAGCGGCCGGGTCAAGCTGTCGGTGCTGCGCTGCGACAGCACCTGGAAGCTGGTCTCGGCGGCCCCGAAACAACTCCACCTCGACGCGCGCCTGAAGGGCTCCCAGCCCCAGCAGGGGTGCAGCGACGCCTCGACGGACGAGCGGTTCACCCTCACCTCCGACGGCGCGCTCAGCTACAAGGCGAAGGACCAGCAGGCGGGTGACCCCACGGGCACTCTGCGCAAGCTCGAATGA
- a CDS encoding VOC family protein, with protein MLTTDYVPGAPNWLDLGAPDTEAAAAFYGSLMGWRFESAGPEAGGYGFFTLDRKTVAAVGPLTEEGARPAWTPYFHTPDAEATAKTVEQAGGTVRLAPFDVFEEGRMAQFTDPGGARFAIWQPGRTAGLDAVNDPGTLCWTELHSPDPPRDLAFYRKVFGWDTEEMSFPGGSYTVLMTTGAGREGSFGGVAQLQEGHSTPPQWLPYFEVADCDAVVAKGQDLGGSVLMPAMSAEGIGRMAWLADVVRAPFGVIASGGPGA; from the coding sequence ATGCTCACCACCGATTACGTCCCCGGCGCGCCCAACTGGCTCGATCTGGGCGCCCCCGACACCGAAGCGGCCGCGGCCTTCTACGGCTCCCTGATGGGCTGGCGCTTCGAGTCGGCCGGCCCCGAGGCGGGCGGGTACGGCTTCTTCACCCTGGACCGCAAGACCGTCGCGGCCGTCGGGCCGCTCACCGAGGAGGGCGCACGGCCCGCCTGGACGCCGTACTTCCACACCCCTGACGCCGAGGCGACCGCGAAGACCGTCGAGCAGGCGGGCGGCACGGTGCGGCTCGCTCCGTTCGACGTCTTCGAGGAGGGGCGGATGGCCCAGTTCACCGACCCGGGCGGGGCCCGCTTCGCCATCTGGCAGCCCGGCAGGACGGCCGGACTGGACGCGGTCAACGACCCCGGCACCCTGTGCTGGACCGAGCTCCACTCCCCCGATCCCCCCAGGGACCTGGCCTTCTACCGCAAGGTCTTCGGCTGGGACACCGAGGAGATGTCCTTCCCCGGCGGGTCGTACACGGTGCTGATGACCACCGGCGCCGGCCGGGAGGGCTCCTTCGGCGGCGTCGCCCAGCTCCAGGAGGGGCATTCGACACCGCCGCAGTGGCTGCCGTACTTCGAGGTGGCGGACTGCGACGCGGTGGTGGCCAAGGGGCAGGACCTGGGCGGTTCGGTGCTGATGCCGGCCATGTCGGCCGAGGGGATCGGCCGGATGGCCTGGCTGGCGGATGTGGTCCGGGCGCCGTTCGGCGTCATCGCGAGCGGCGGCCCGGGGGCCTAG
- the mqnC gene encoding cyclic dehypoxanthinyl futalosine synthase, protein MTANAEVQVVLDRAADGGRITPQEALDLYRSAPLHALGAAADAVRRRRYAGTEHIATYIIERNINYTNVCVTACKFCAFYAAPKDTAKGWSRDLDDILRRCAETVELGGTQIMFQGGHHPDYGVEYYEKHFSAIKKAFPQLVIHSLGASEVEHMARISGVSAEEAIRRIHAAGLDSFAGAGAELLPERPRKAIAPLKESGERWLEIMEIAHNLGVESTSTMLMGTGETNAERIEHIRMIRDVQDRTGGFRAFIPYTYQPENNHLKGQTQATVFEYLRMIAIARLFLDNVAHIQGSWLTVGKEAGQLALHYGADDLGSVMLEENVVSSAGARHRSNRMELLHLIRAAGRVPAQRATTYEHLVVHDDPANDPVDDHVVSHLSSTAIDGGTAHPELTVIQAS, encoded by the coding sequence GTGACCGCAAACGCAGAGGTGCAGGTAGTCCTCGACCGCGCCGCCGACGGGGGTCGGATCACCCCACAAGAGGCGCTCGACCTTTACCGCTCGGCTCCGCTGCACGCGCTGGGGGCCGCCGCCGACGCGGTCCGCCGCCGTCGCTACGCCGGCACCGAGCACATCGCGACGTACATCATCGAACGGAACATCAACTACACCAACGTCTGCGTGACGGCGTGCAAGTTCTGCGCCTTCTACGCCGCGCCGAAGGACACCGCGAAGGGCTGGAGCCGCGATCTCGACGACATCCTGCGGCGCTGCGCGGAGACCGTCGAGCTGGGCGGCACGCAGATCATGTTCCAGGGCGGCCACCACCCGGACTACGGCGTGGAGTACTACGAGAAGCACTTCTCGGCCATCAAGAAGGCGTTCCCGCAGCTGGTGATCCACTCGCTGGGGGCGTCCGAGGTCGAGCACATGGCGCGGATCTCGGGCGTCTCGGCCGAGGAGGCCATCCGCCGGATCCACGCGGCCGGTCTCGACTCCTTCGCGGGCGCGGGCGCCGAGCTGCTGCCCGAGCGGCCGCGCAAGGCCATCGCACCGCTCAAGGAGTCCGGCGAGCGCTGGCTGGAGATCATGGAGATCGCCCATAACCTCGGCGTGGAGTCCACCTCCACCATGCTGATGGGCACCGGCGAGACCAACGCCGAGCGCATCGAGCACATCCGCATGATCCGCGATGTGCAGGACCGTACGGGCGGCTTCCGCGCCTTCATCCCGTACACCTACCAGCCCGAGAACAACCACCTGAAGGGCCAGACGCAGGCGACCGTCTTCGAGTACCTGCGGATGATCGCCATCGCCCGGCTCTTCCTCGACAACGTCGCCCATATCCAGGGTTCCTGGCTGACCGTCGGCAAGGAGGCCGGCCAGCTGGCCCTGCACTACGGGGCGGACGACCTCGGCTCGGTGATGCTGGAGGAGAACGTGGTCTCCTCGGCCGGCGCCCGCCACCGCTCGAACCGGATGGAGCTGCTCCACCTCATCCGCGCGGCCGGCCGGGTCCCCGCGCAGCGCGCCACGACGTACGAGCACCTGGTGGTGCACGACGACCCGGCGAACGACCCGGTCGACGACCACGTCGTCTCGCATCTGTCCTCGACGGCGATCGACGGTGGCACGGCCCACCCCGAGCTGACGGTGATCCAGGCGTCCTGA
- a CDS encoding demethylmenaquinone methyltransferase, with translation MSRASLDKQPHEVAAMFDGVAAKYDLTNDVLSLGQARLWRKAVARAVDARAGERVLDLAAGTGTSSLPFQAAGAYVVPCDFSLGMLREGKKRHPRLPLTAGDATRLPFADGVFDAVTISFGLRNIQDTQGALREMLRVTRPGGRVVICEFSHPTWEPFRTVYSEYLMRALPPIATSVSSNPDAYVYLAESIRAWPDQPRLAARLRSAGWERPAWRNLTGGVVALHRAYKP, from the coding sequence GTGAGCCGAGCATCCCTGGACAAGCAGCCGCACGAAGTCGCCGCCATGTTCGACGGCGTGGCGGCCAAATACGACCTCACCAACGATGTGCTGTCGCTCGGGCAGGCCCGGCTGTGGCGCAAGGCGGTCGCCCGGGCCGTGGACGCGCGCGCCGGTGAGCGGGTGCTCGACCTCGCCGCCGGTACGGGGACGTCCTCGCTGCCCTTCCAGGCGGCGGGCGCGTACGTGGTGCCGTGCGACTTCTCGCTCGGGATGCTCCGGGAGGGCAAGAAGCGCCATCCGCGGCTGCCGCTGACGGCGGGCGACGCCACCCGGCTGCCCTTCGCGGACGGGGTCTTCGACGCCGTCACGATCTCCTTCGGGCTGCGCAACATCCAGGACACGCAGGGGGCGCTGCGCGAGATGCTGCGGGTGACCCGGCCCGGCGGACGGGTCGTCATCTGCGAGTTCAGCCACCCCACATGGGAGCCGTTCCGCACGGTCTACAGCGAGTATCTGATGCGCGCGCTGCCGCCGATCGCGACCTCGGTCAGCAGCAACCCGGACGCGTATGTCTACCTCGCCGAGTCCATCCGCGCCTGGCCGGACCAGCCCCGGCTCGCCGCCCGGCTGCGGTCGGCGGGCTGGGAGCGGCCGGCCTGGCGCAACCTCACCGGCGGCGTGGTGGCCCTCCACCGGGCGTACAAGCCGTAA
- a CDS encoding imidazolonepropionase-like domain-containing protein gives MLTLHAAPVVRHTPDDAAPLHDAAVAVDGDRIAAIGPLEELRRSYPRARVREWPGELGPALVHEGPVPDAPSPRERIHALLRRGATAVLAHHLGDAELLAAAHRGGIAVLDRPRPPVLTPAGRADLAVFDADGACLATVVAGRLVHRRR, from the coding sequence ATGCTCACGCTCCACGCGGCGCCCGTCGTCCGGCACACCCCCGACGACGCGGCGCCGCTGCACGACGCCGCCGTCGCGGTCGACGGCGACCGCATCGCCGCCATCGGCCCCCTGGAGGAGCTGCGGCGGAGCTATCCGCGGGCCCGGGTGCGGGAGTGGCCCGGGGAGCTCGGCCCGGCCCTGGTCCACGAGGGCCCGGTGCCGGACGCGCCCAGCCCGCGGGAGCGGATCCACGCCCTGCTGCGGCGGGGCGCGACCGCCGTCCTCGCGCACCACCTCGGGGATGCCGAGCTGCTCGCGGCCGCCCACCGGGGCGGTATCGCCGTCCTGGACCGGCCCCGGCCGCCCGTCCTGACCCCGGCGGGCCGCGCGGACCTGGCCGTCTTCGACGCGGACGGCGCGTGCCTGGCCACGGTGGTGGCGGGGCGGCTGGTGCACCGGCGCCGCTGA